A portion of the Sabethes cyaneus chromosome 3, idSabCyanKW18_F2, whole genome shotgun sequence genome contains these proteins:
- the LOC128740119 gene encoding uncharacterized protein LOC128740119: protein MTISERLSKVKELRACFNCLRRGHRLVGCPSKNTCSKCRKRHHTLLHIESTAPFDVSNTTLPSTSSEQFQVKPNLSSDEKPKSGSPVQTQSISSSCSVNPKKVPLPNVLLLTAVVNVMDRDGRSIPCRAFIDCGAQTNLISSEMFRKLGLDCVSVNVDILGVSGVRSKANRLVSVIMSSQCTDYKTTLKCLVVPRITSQLPCKPVDIKNWNIPPELRLADPGFHSPSEVDLLIGITHFFALMKPGQFVIDEGLPVFCETELGWVVSGEVNDKYESIVHARSVNTVTIESLSEMMKRFWELEEVEETKPNVEEQECEEIFRRSHRRDDSGRFIVDLPFRENVNLLDDNRSSALRRFLFLEKRLQRNPELHQLYSKFIEEYESLGHCKEVQERLDPPGKLVYYLPHHAVLRPTSSSTKLRVVFDASAKSNPSVKALNEVLYVGPVVQNDLLTILLHFRRFRFAFTADIAKMYRQILVNPSQTSAQRIFWRSHPNEGLRVLQLQTVTYGTSSAPFLATRSLVQLCEDEGSQFPHASRIVLEDCYVDDIISGADSIEEAIECQHQLRSLLSRGCFPIHKWCANNEAIFKDIPDQEREKLVHLNQISADQVIKTLRLIWNPSSDKFLFTIDPIADDNPVTKKRLFSIVAKLFDPLGFLSPTIVIAKRLMQRTWATKLEWDCPLGGDLLETWSQFSRALQKVNEVEIPRPVLVSGSRTIELHGFADAWAHAYGACLYVRSIDSDGNSTVLLLCAKSKIAPLKEMTIPRKELCAAQLPKDFA from the coding sequence ATGACGATTTCCGAGCGATTAAGCAAAGTTAAAGAATTGCGAGCTTGCTTCAACTGTCTCCGCCGTGGGCACCGTCTCGTTGGTTGTCCCTCTAAGAATACGTGTAGTAAATGCAGAAAGCGACATCATACCCTACTACATATTGAATCGACCGCTCCGTTTGATGTATCTAACACCACACTTCCGTCGACTAGCTCCGAGCAGTTTCAAGTCAAACCCAACCTAAGTTCCGATGAGAAGCCTAAATCAGGTTCTCCAGTTCAAACTCAGTCGATTTCATCGTCTTGTTCGGTGAACCCCAAGAAAGTTCCGCTGCCAAATGTGTTATTATTAACAGCCGTTGTTAATGTGATGGATAGAGATGGTCGATCAATTCCCTGTCGAGCATTCATTGATTGTGGTGCTCAGACAAATCTTATTTCAAGCGAAATGTTTCGCAAGCTTGGATTAGATTGTGTATCCGTAAATGTTGATATTCTCGGTGTTAGTGGCGTTCGGTCTAAAGCGAACCGACTCGTCTCCGTTATCATGAGTTCCCAGTGTACCGATTATAAGACAACATTGAAGTGCCTAGTCGTTCCTAGAATCACAAGTCAGCTGCCATGTAAGCCCGTCGACATTAAGAATTGGAATATTCCACCTGAGTTGCGCCTAGCCGATCCTGGTTTCCATTCACCTTCGGAGGTAGATTTGTTGATCGGAATAACCCACTTTTTCGCATTGATGAAACCAGGTCAATTTGTAATTGATGAAGGCTTACCAGTATTCTGTGAAACAGAATTAGGTTGGGTCGTTTCCGGTGAAGTGAACGACAAATATGAGTCCATTGTGCATGCTCGCTCGGTTAACACTGTAACAATTGAATCGTTAAGTGAAATGATGAAGCGATTTTGGGAACTAGAAGAAGTAGAAGAAACGAAACCCAACGTAGAAGAACAAGAATGCGAGGAGATTTTCCGCAGATCTCACCGCAGAGATGATTCTGGTCGCTTCATAGTGGACCTTCCCTTCCGTGAAAATGTGAACCTGTTAGACGACAATCGTTCGTCAGCCCTTCGTCGTTTTTTATTCCTCGAAAAACGACTTCAACGAAATCCTGAATTGCATCAATTATATTCCAAGTTTATCGAAGAGTATGAATCTCTTGGCCATTGCAAGGAAGTTCAGGAGAGGTTGGACCCTCCCGGTAAGTTGGTGTATTACTTGCCTCATCACGCTGTTTTACGTCCAACCAGTAGTAGCACAAAACTAAGAGTAGTTTTTGATGCATCCGCTAAGTCGAATCCTTCTGTAAAAGCATTGAATGAAGTACTATACGTCGGTCCCGTTGTACAAAATGATTTATTGACTATATTGTTGCACTTTCGTCGTTTCCGATTTGCATTTACCGCTGACATAGCGAAAATGTATAGACAAATCCTCGTAAATCCCAGCCAAACGTCTGCTCAACGCATATTTTGGCGGTCCCATCCTAATGAAGGCTTACGAGTCTTACAGTTACAGACAGTTACGTACGGCACATCATCAGCACCTTTCCTGGCTACTCGCTCACTAGTACAGTTGTGTGAAGATGAAGGTTCGCAGTTTCCCCATGCATCGCGCATCGTTCTCGAGGATTGTTACGTCGATGATATAATATCTGGTGCAGATTCCATTGAAGAGGCCATCGAGTGCCAACATCAACTCCGTTCTCTGTTGTCCAGAGGATGTTTTCCGATACACAAATGGTGTGCGAACAACGAAGCAATCTTTAAAGATATTCCAGACCAAGAGCGTGAAAAGCTAGTTCATCTAAATCAGATTTCAGCCGACCAGGTTATCAAAACTCTGCGTCTTATATGGAACCCATCCtccgataagtttttgtttacaATTGATCCTATTGCTGATGATAACCCGGTAACGAAAAAACGCCTATTTTCTATAGTCGCAAAGTTATTTGATCCCTTGGGTTTCTTATCACCCACGATAGTGATTGCGAAGCGGTTGATGCAGAGAACGTGGGCCACTAAGCTTGAGTGGGATTGTCCGCTTGGAGGAGATCTTCTAGAGACGTGGTCTCAGTTTTCGCGTGCCCTGCAGAAGGTGAATGAAGTTGAAATACCTAGACCAGTTTTAGTTTCCGGATCAAGAACTATTGAGCTCCATGGTTTTGCTGACGCATGGGCACATGCATATGGAGCTTGCTTGTACGTTCGCAGCATTGATTCTGATGGGAATAGTACCGTCCTATTGCTATGTGCAAAATCGAAAATTGCACCTTTGAAGGAAATGACGATTCCGCGCAAAGAGCTTTGCGCTGCTCAGCTCCCAAAAGACTTCGCCTGA